In one window of Desulfovibrio inopinatus DSM 10711 DNA:
- a CDS encoding catalase gives MSKKKTTMTSAFGAPVGNDLNSMTAGPRGPVLMQDMHLFEKLVHFERERIPERVVHAKGAGAYGYFEVTADVTQYSKAKFLSEVGKKTDVFARFSTVGGEKGSADAARDPRGFAVKFYTEDGNYDMVGNNTPVFFIRDPLKFPDFIHTQKRNPATNCKDADMFWDFLSLTPESIHQVTILFSDRGTPATYRHMNGYSSHTYKWYNEKGEYVWVQYHFKTDQGIKNLTGPEADAMCSKDPDHATRDLYEAIERGEYPSWTLEMQILTPEQAKDFKWDIFDITKVWPHSEVPSITVGKMVLNRNPVNYFAEVEQAAFCPSMLVPGIAASPDKMLQARLFSYRDTHIHRLGPNYHLIPVNQSQNAPVRNYQRDGAMRVDDGGGSGPNYWPNSFEGPDPNADANEPHFMLDGEAGRFEFSFPNDDFVQAGDLFSKVMTDQDRANLVSNIVGHLGNAQKRIQRRQCAIFYKAHPDYGTAVAKGLGLDVADIEKLAAMTQEERVEATKA, from the coding sequence ATGTCAAAGAAGAAAACTACGATGACGAGCGCGTTTGGCGCTCCCGTCGGCAATGACCTTAACTCCATGACTGCAGGGCCTCGTGGCCCCGTTTTAATGCAGGACATGCACCTCTTTGAAAAACTTGTTCATTTTGAACGTGAACGCATTCCCGAACGGGTTGTCCACGCCAAAGGTGCCGGTGCGTACGGGTATTTTGAAGTGACAGCCGATGTGACGCAATACAGCAAAGCAAAATTCTTATCCGAAGTGGGTAAGAAAACCGATGTGTTTGCGCGGTTTTCCACCGTCGGTGGAGAAAAGGGCTCCGCTGACGCGGCACGCGATCCGCGCGGTTTTGCCGTGAAGTTTTACACCGAAGACGGCAACTACGATATGGTAGGCAATAACACGCCGGTCTTCTTTATTCGCGACCCCTTGAAGTTCCCGGATTTCATTCACACACAAAAACGGAATCCGGCGACGAACTGCAAAGATGCCGATATGTTTTGGGATTTCCTGTCGTTGACACCGGAGTCCATTCATCAGGTGACCATTCTGTTTTCCGACCGCGGCACCCCGGCGACCTATCGTCATATGAACGGGTATTCCAGCCACACGTACAAATGGTACAATGAGAAGGGTGAATATGTTTGGGTGCAGTATCATTTCAAGACCGACCAAGGCATTAAGAATCTGACTGGTCCCGAAGCCGATGCCATGTGCAGCAAGGATCCGGATCATGCTACGCGTGACCTCTACGAGGCTATTGAACGCGGTGAGTATCCGTCCTGGACCTTGGAAATGCAGATTCTCACTCCTGAGCAGGCTAAAGACTTCAAATGGGATATCTTCGATATTACCAAGGTATGGCCCCATTCCGAAGTGCCGTCCATCACGGTGGGGAAAATGGTTCTTAACCGCAACCCGGTGAATTATTTTGCCGAGGTCGAACAGGCTGCATTTTGTCCGAGTATGCTTGTTCCCGGTATTGCAGCATCGCCGGACAAGATGCTGCAGGCACGGTTGTTCTCCTATCGTGACACGCATATTCATCGCCTTGGACCGAACTATCATCTTATTCCGGTGAACCAGTCCCAAAATGCACCCGTACGCAACTATCAGCGTGACGGTGCGATGCGTGTAGATGACGGCGGCGGTAGCGGTCCGAATTATTGGCCGAATTCTTTTGAAGGGCCAGACCCAAACGCCGACGCCAATGAACCGCATTTCATGCTGGACGGCGAAGCCGGTCGATTTGAATTCAGCTTCCCGAATGACGACTTTGTTCAAGCAGGGGATTTGTTCTCCAAAGTCATGACCGATCAGGATCGCGCCAATCTCGTATCCAATATTGTTGGGCATCTCGGTAATGCGCAAAAGCGGATTCAACGTCGTCAATGCGCCATTTTCTATAAGGCGCACCCGGATTATGGTACCGCCGTTGCCAAGGGACTTGGTCTTGATGTTGCCGATATTGAAAAGCTGGCCGCGATGACACAGGAAGAACGTGTCGAGGCGACTAAGGCGTAG
- a CDS encoding AbrB family transcriptional regulator, which yields MTFNVPFLYCALAGIVGGLLGMRIKLPAASLFGACLGVIILKLLWRHPVIIPRPFDVGVQIVVGILIGASFSPELFQNFSKVAFLVLGTSIGLILSGACLAIIFVKMGLTDPATAVLATNPGALTGMIPLAREMGVDATVVFISHFVRLLLVLASAPVLLHFAMKWAR from the coding sequence ATGACTTTTAACGTCCCCTTTCTTTACTGCGCACTAGCAGGCATTGTCGGTGGCCTTCTTGGTATGCGCATCAAACTTCCCGCCGCATCGTTGTTCGGCGCCTGCCTTGGCGTCATTATCCTCAAGCTACTGTGGCGGCATCCCGTTATTATTCCACGTCCTTTCGATGTCGGGGTACAAATTGTGGTTGGCATTCTTATCGGTGCATCATTTTCACCGGAGCTGTTCCAAAATTTCTCTAAAGTGGCCTTTCTTGTCCTTGGAACAAGTATCGGCCTCATTCTGTCCGGCGCGTGCCTGGCGATTATCTTCGTCAAAATGGGCCTCACCGACCCGGCAACGGCCGTTCTTGCGACAAATCCAGGAGCACTCACCGGTATGATCCCTCTGGCCAGAGAAATGGGTGTGGATGCCACGGTGGTGTTCATCAGCCATTTCGTCCGACTCTTGCTCGTTCTGGCCAGCGCCCCAGTGCTGCTGCACTTCGCGATGAAGTGGGCGCGCTAG
- a CDS encoding TerC family protein, with the protein MADSLGILLLLIGLELVLGVDNVLVLAIMVERLDPALRRKARIIGLGLALIARLGLLLLVLALTSLTAPVFMQFSVRDLILLAGGLFLLWKAVREIHHTVELKEEQDEAAGIKKKSSFRTAILQIVLLDIVFSIDSVITAVGLTHVVWVIITAVVISFAAVLAYAGPVGEFIIKHPTLKILALSFLITIGVTIFMEGMHQEVPKAYIYLPMGFALVVEMLQMRYEHNRKKMRS; encoded by the coding sequence ATGGCCGACTCTCTTGGAATATTACTTTTGCTTATCGGACTCGAACTCGTTCTCGGGGTCGACAACGTCCTTGTACTTGCCATTATGGTGGAGCGTCTTGATCCTGCGCTACGACGTAAAGCCCGTATCATCGGTTTAGGCTTGGCGCTTATTGCCCGGCTCGGATTATTACTGCTCGTGCTCGCACTCACATCGCTGACAGCGCCGGTTTTTATGCAGTTTTCCGTCCGTGACCTCATATTACTAGCCGGGGGACTCTTTTTGTTGTGGAAGGCGGTTCGGGAAATTCACCATACCGTGGAGCTCAAGGAAGAACAGGATGAAGCTGCCGGTATCAAAAAAAAGTCATCCTTTCGCACCGCTATTCTCCAGATTGTGCTTCTCGACATCGTCTTTTCCATCGACTCCGTGATTACGGCCGTTGGCCTGACACATGTCGTGTGGGTCATTATTACGGCGGTCGTCATTTCCTTTGCTGCGGTCCTGGCCTACGCTGGCCCGGTGGGAGAGTTTATCATCAAGCATCCCACATTAAAAATCTTAGCGCTGTCTTTCCTCATCACCATCGGTGTCACCATTTTTATGGAAGGCATGCACCAGGAAGTCCCGAAAGCCTATATCTATCTTCCCATGGGATTTGCATTGGTCGTGGAAATGCTGCAAATGCGCTACGAACACAACCGAAAAAAAATGCGATCATAG
- a CDS encoding DUF1566 domain-containing protein — MIKNVFLGIVFACLIPCSALADCNEQLLRGDASSRYILNKDEAFDKATGLIWRRCSEGTSWNDSEGCIGSVKLLSLDEAKSIAKQLGNGWRVPTIDELYSIVDEKCQQPVIDPVVFPGVKDQGEGASYWSCTHVEEIPTLIYYVEFMSGIVDAHSKGFGLAVRFVRDKE; from the coding sequence ATGATCAAGAATGTGTTTTTGGGGATTGTGTTTGCCTGCCTCATCCCGTGCTCTGCTCTGGCTGATTGCAATGAACAACTGCTACGTGGTGATGCTTCTTCTCGCTATATTCTCAATAAAGATGAAGCATTTGATAAAGCGACGGGGTTGATTTGGCGTCGCTGCAGCGAGGGGACCTCATGGAACGACAGCGAGGGTTGTATTGGGTCGGTAAAATTATTGTCTCTCGATGAAGCCAAGTCCATTGCAAAACAACTCGGCAATGGATGGCGAGTCCCAACCATTGATGAATTGTATAGCATTGTTGATGAAAAATGCCAACAACCGGTAATCGATCCCGTAGTCTTCCCAGGAGTTAAGGATCAAGGAGAAGGTGCGTCATACTGGAGTTGCACTCATGTTGAAGAGATCCCGACTCTTATTTACTACGTTGAATTCATGAGTGGTATAGTAGACGCGCACAGCAAAGGTTTTGGTTTGGCAGTTCGTTTTGTTCGCGACAAAGAATGA
- a CDS encoding GntR family transcriptional regulator codes for MQIHLNRHSMLSIKEQIKRQIRMFIESGAFSSGLPLPSAKDMASALNVNRNTVADAYRELVSEGFLDAIVGKGTFVKKNTATASIDDLAAIFREAFEKAVKSGFTRSQIEDFLLTRAVACLSNAESRKVLVVECNREAIENICRTLQCELGVEAQGVLVQELRTDPELISKGVLSSVDLVVCGMNHVEEFRRICPDDSIEIVGVMTRADVRIVNELRRLPKGTKVGFCCANQQSAETFFNESTQSGETGLIKIWMGLDRGDDLKNLLDQCQVIIANGLAYDRVVQLANTGQRVIRLESNIDRSNVDLIWERLTQVRKYITESTIDLA; via the coding sequence ATGCAAATACACCTGAACCGACACAGCATGCTCAGCATCAAGGAGCAAATCAAACGCCAGATTCGCATGTTCATCGAGTCCGGCGCCTTTTCATCGGGGCTGCCCTTGCCTTCAGCCAAAGATATGGCCAGTGCCTTGAATGTAAACCGGAATACGGTTGCGGATGCTTATCGGGAACTGGTTTCCGAGGGTTTCCTGGATGCCATTGTCGGCAAGGGAACGTTTGTAAAAAAAAACACGGCAACGGCTTCGATCGACGATCTTGCCGCTATCTTTAGGGAAGCATTCGAAAAAGCTGTGAAAAGCGGTTTTACCAGGAGCCAGATCGAAGATTTCCTGCTCACACGTGCGGTTGCATGTCTTTCCAATGCTGAGAGCCGAAAAGTTTTGGTAGTGGAGTGTAATCGCGAAGCGATCGAAAACATATGCCGTACGCTGCAATGTGAACTCGGCGTTGAGGCTCAGGGAGTGCTTGTCCAGGAACTCCGCACAGATCCGGAACTCATTTCCAAGGGCGTGCTTTCCTCTGTGGACTTGGTGGTTTGCGGAATGAACCATGTCGAGGAATTCCGGAGAATCTGTCCTGACGATTCCATCGAAATCGTGGGGGTCATGACAAGAGCGGATGTTCGCATAGTCAACGAACTCCGCCGGCTTCCCAAGGGGACCAAGGTGGGGTTCTGTTGCGCGAATCAGCAATCCGCGGAGACCTTCTTCAACGAATCCACGCAGTCAGGTGAAACTGGGCTCATAAAGATATGGATGGGACTTGATCGTGGCGATGACCTCAAAAACCTTCTTGATCAGTGCCAGGTAATCATTGCCAATGGTTTGGCGTATGATCGGGTGGTCCAGCTTGCCAATACCGGACAGCGAGTGATCAGGCTCGAATCCAATATCGATCGATCAAATGTCGACCTGATTTGGGAGAGACTCACTCAAGTCAGAAAATATATTACTGAAAGCACGATTGATTTAGCATGA
- a CDS encoding VPLPA-CTERM sorting domain-containing protein, with protein MSNKNGIVLCALLYVLLGGSFGEAQANVFSLSGGQTYTLNDSTLTYTVEYIGDNGSGAFIQHGGSNYVSSLCLGFAATDQGIYRIDGGEVHASYAYVGYYGNALFSQSGGVNYTSFLRIGENGNSSGTYNLSGGDLNTISTSIAIDGVGSFNQSGGSINGKKLSVNENGTYNFSGGALNSTNIYNDGLFNVQHSSLNDSINGSFTNNAMTRIIESESHFNNDVTNNGVFDVSSSTVNFSGKFTNNGEYISSSSANYFYDLYIGKTGSIAGMAESFFSLAGDFVSDATDLSKWYTPTSTLEFTGDSSHDFYWGGSDTGTVSFFDNFSAWSLLSLAGDETLSFYDSNSDYGAGLYIQQLDGLLFDEDGNIKNLFAEEGFNIYYLAELNEELGGKIFDLSGGGQLIGLNADGTLAASAAATPLPGAVWLLASGFLGIGFIRRRLGNV; from the coding sequence ATGAGTAACAAGAATGGAATTGTTCTTTGTGCGCTTCTCTATGTTTTATTGGGGGGAAGTTTCGGTGAGGCACAGGCAAATGTTTTTTCCTTATCAGGTGGACAAACGTATACGTTAAACGACTCGACTTTGACGTATACTGTTGAGTATATTGGGGACAATGGGTCGGGAGCATTTATACAGCATGGTGGGAGTAATTATGTGTCCTCGCTGTGTTTGGGATTCGCTGCTACAGATCAAGGAATTTATAGAATTGATGGTGGAGAGGTACACGCAAGTTATGCATATGTTGGGTATTATGGAAATGCTCTCTTCAGTCAATCTGGAGGTGTAAACTATACTTCTTTCCTTCGAATAGGTGAAAATGGAAACTCATCAGGAACGTATAATTTAAGTGGCGGAGATCTCAATACAATCTCTACAAGTATTGCCATTGATGGAGTTGGTTCTTTTAATCAGTCTGGGGGATCGATCAACGGCAAAAAGCTTTCTGTGAACGAGAATGGAACATATAATTTTTCTGGCGGTGCACTGAATTCTACAAATATATATAATGATGGTCTTTTTAATGTTCAGCATTCCAGTTTAAATGATTCCATAAACGGGAGTTTCACTAACAATGCGATGACACGCATTATCGAGAGCGAATCTCATTTCAATAACGATGTCACAAACAATGGGGTTTTCGATGTATCCTCATCGACGGTGAACTTTTCTGGGAAATTTACGAATAATGGAGAGTATATTTCCAGCAGTTCTGCGAACTATTTCTATGATCTGTATATTGGTAAAACAGGATCGATTGCTGGGATGGCGGAGAGTTTTTTCTCCTTAGCCGGGGACTTTGTGAGTGATGCAACTGATTTGAGCAAATGGTATACTCCGACATCCACGTTGGAATTTACTGGTGACAGCTCACACGACTTTTATTGGGGTGGGAGTGACACCGGGACCGTAAGTTTTTTCGATAATTTCAGTGCATGGTCGCTGTTATCGTTGGCTGGCGATGAAACGTTGTCCTTTTATGACAGCAATAGCGATTATGGCGCAGGGCTGTATATTCAGCAACTTGATGGTCTCCTTTTCGACGAAGATGGAAACATAAAGAATCTCTTTGCCGAAGAAGGGTTTAATATCTATTATCTCGCTGAATTGAATGAAGAACTCGGTGGTAAAATATTCGATTTGTCGGGTGGCGGGCAACTCATCGGTTTGAATGCCGACGGCACTCTTGCTGCATCAGCCGCCGCAACACCTCTTCCTGGTGCTGTGTGGCTCTTGGCATCCGGATTCCTGGGAATCGGCTTTATCCGGCGACGCTTAGGGAATGTGTGA
- a CDS encoding radical SAM protein has translation MSRQLHISQLRSGGIMTTMACSSRCRHCLYACGPEWPREFIAEDTLRHVVKTCLQLRCRSVHIGGGEPFLNPEHLIMVARVCREMGLGIDYIETNASWFASMDQAIRFLTTLQQAGVGTLLVSISPFHNEFIPFHKTKGVLAACRKTGMGIFPWVMDFYSDLDALEHDRPHRLAEYEHRLGPNYLAGTLSRYWIHFGGRALNTFRSYLPAKSFVEILTQSGPCSELEQTSHFHFDPWGDYIPGLCSHLRIPRPDSDRAIDARHAEWIDTLYSVGVVGLVQQLPDDVRDSLQQRTYLSKCDLCEAIFSWKSQASSVSP, from the coding sequence ATGTCCAGACAACTTCATATTTCGCAGCTTCGTTCTGGCGGTATCATGACGACAATGGCGTGTTCGTCACGGTGTCGGCATTGTCTATACGCGTGTGGACCTGAATGGCCGCGGGAGTTTATAGCGGAAGACACGCTTCGACATGTGGTTAAGACGTGTCTTCAACTTCGATGCCGTTCGGTACATATCGGTGGAGGAGAGCCATTTCTCAATCCGGAGCACCTTATTATGGTGGCTCGTGTTTGTCGCGAAATGGGGTTGGGGATCGATTATATTGAGACGAATGCGTCGTGGTTTGCGTCAATGGATCAGGCGATACGCTTCCTGACAACGCTTCAACAGGCCGGCGTGGGAACGCTCTTGGTTTCAATAAGCCCGTTTCATAACGAATTTATTCCATTTCACAAAACAAAGGGTGTTCTGGCTGCATGTCGAAAAACCGGAATGGGGATATTCCCCTGGGTGATGGATTTCTATAGCGACCTTGATGCGTTGGAACATGATCGGCCTCATAGGCTTGCAGAGTACGAACACCGGCTTGGCCCCAATTACCTTGCCGGTACATTGAGCCGCTATTGGATTCATTTCGGCGGACGCGCTTTGAATACGTTCAGGTCATATTTGCCGGCCAAGTCTTTTGTTGAAATCCTCACACAATCCGGTCCCTGCTCCGAGTTGGAGCAAACGTCACACTTTCATTTTGATCCATGGGGTGACTACATCCCTGGACTTTGCTCACATTTGCGCATCCCGCGACCAGATTCGGACCGAGCCATTGATGCAAGGCATGCTGAATGGATTGATACGTTATATTCTGTCGGAGTTGTGGGCCTTGTCCAACAACTCCCCGATGATGTCAGGGACTCGTTACAGCAGCGCACGTATCTTTCCAAATGTGATCTCTGCGAGGCCATTTTTTCGTGGAAGTCTCAGGCGTCCAGTGTGTCGCCATAA
- a CDS encoding general stress protein has protein sequence MEQANATVGVYGSHDLAAEAVRSLASQGFSMNKVSIVGRELEDVEDIKGYYTWKDPAKSGAGIGGFWGSLFGILVGVGFLVVPGVGGVFVAGSLAAVLLGGVEGAVLGAAGGGLFGALMGLGIGKNKVLKYQESIKAGKYIVVAHGNVDEVKKAREILNDTENQELETHT, from the coding sequence ATGGAGCAAGCGAACGCAACCGTTGGGGTCTACGGCAGCCACGACCTGGCTGCCGAAGCAGTCAGGTCTCTGGCATCACAGGGATTTTCCATGAACAAAGTTTCCATTGTTGGAAGAGAACTTGAAGACGTTGAAGATATCAAAGGGTACTACACCTGGAAAGATCCAGCCAAAAGCGGTGCCGGTATCGGCGGCTTTTGGGGAAGCCTATTCGGTATCCTTGTCGGCGTCGGCTTTCTCGTTGTTCCAGGCGTAGGGGGCGTATTCGTCGCCGGATCACTCGCGGCGGTGTTGCTTGGCGGCGTCGAGGGTGCAGTCTTGGGCGCAGCCGGTGGCGGCCTGTTTGGAGCACTGATGGGTCTTGGTATAGGTAAAAACAAAGTCCTCAAGTATCAGGAAAGCATCAAAGCAGGCAAATATATTGTTGTTGCGCACGGTAACGTTGACGAAGTCAAAAAAGCGCGTGAGATTTTAAACGATACAGAAAATCAGGAACTTGAAACGCACACCTAA
- a CDS encoding ferredoxin produces the protein MAKKAYVDEDECIGCESCVEICPEAFELTDEMKAHVISEDCAEECIQEAIDTCPTECIHWAD, from the coding sequence ATGGCCAAAAAAGCCTATGTCGATGAAGATGAATGCATCGGGTGCGAAAGTTGTGTGGAAATCTGCCCCGAAGCCTTTGAACTCACCGACGAAATGAAAGCTCATGTCATCAGTGAAGATTGCGCTGAGGAGTGCATCCAGGAAGCGATCGACACATGCCCGACCGAGTGTATCCACTGGGCCGATTAA
- a CDS encoding FAD-dependent oxidoreductase: MAQHVVIIGAVALGPKAACRFKRLEPDSTVTMIDKSNVISYGGCGIPYYVSGDISEPNELRSTIYHMVRDEGFFRNVKGVDVMARTEALSIDRTAKTVHVKNLDTGDEQDISYDKLVLATGSRPRRLPLPGADHKNVHVVADYNDAIAIREKIAKGQVGRAAIIGAGFIGLEMAEAFADMWGVETTVVEVFDQILPNLVSSNLAEMGMKQMQDNGVVFYLGEKVSAIEETADGLNLKTDKRDIPCDIVIMSAGVIPNSELASGAGLEVSNPGGAIVVNEYMQTTDPDIYAGGDNVLMPNLVSGKSGFYPLGSLANRQGRVIGSNLAGLQQTFPGAVGSFAVKMFECSVAGTGLSAAAAEKAGFDVDTAYVVQFDRAHFYPEKELLHIELVFEKKTGRVLGLQALGGKGLSAVGRVDAVASLLPYKPTVHDISNLELAYSPPFASAMDVLNAAGNVAENILAGRNKAISGQEFDELWAHRDTNNICFLDCREVEDARSTVEADPEHWLNIPHHQIKACLDQIPKDRPVVLVCNTGVRSFEAQLGLNAAGFNDTVNVQGGMSGLRNRGKF; the protein is encoded by the coding sequence ATGGCCCAACACGTCGTCATTATTGGTGCTGTCGCACTTGGTCCCAAAGCTGCCTGCCGCTTTAAACGACTCGAACCAGATTCCACTGTCACCATGATCGATAAGAGTAATGTCATTTCATATGGCGGTTGCGGCATTCCGTATTACGTCTCCGGTGACATCTCGGAACCCAATGAACTGCGTTCTACGATCTATCATATGGTGCGGGATGAAGGCTTTTTCCGCAATGTGAAAGGGGTAGACGTCATGGCTCGTACCGAAGCGCTGTCCATTGATCGTACTGCCAAGACGGTCCATGTGAAGAATCTCGACACGGGAGATGAACAAGACATCAGCTACGACAAGCTCGTCTTGGCCACAGGAAGTCGCCCTCGTCGTTTACCTCTTCCGGGAGCAGACCACAAAAACGTTCATGTCGTTGCCGATTATAATGATGCGATCGCGATTCGTGAAAAGATCGCGAAAGGCCAAGTTGGTCGTGCGGCTATTATCGGTGCCGGATTCATCGGACTGGAAATGGCAGAAGCCTTTGCAGATATGTGGGGAGTGGAAACGACCGTTGTCGAAGTCTTCGATCAAATACTGCCCAACCTTGTCAGCTCGAATCTGGCGGAAATGGGTATGAAACAGATGCAGGACAATGGGGTTGTCTTTTACCTCGGAGAAAAAGTCTCTGCCATTGAAGAAACTGCCGATGGACTGAACCTCAAGACCGATAAACGTGATATTCCCTGTGATATCGTCATTATGTCCGCCGGGGTTATTCCCAACAGTGAGCTCGCTTCTGGCGCCGGCCTTGAAGTATCCAATCCGGGTGGTGCCATTGTCGTCAACGAATATATGCAGACCACGGATCCGGATATTTACGCCGGTGGTGACAATGTGCTGATGCCGAATCTTGTTTCGGGCAAATCTGGTTTTTACCCCTTAGGGTCGCTGGCCAACAGGCAAGGGCGTGTCATTGGTTCCAATTTGGCCGGGTTGCAACAAACTTTTCCCGGCGCTGTCGGAAGCTTTGCCGTCAAGATGTTTGAGTGCTCCGTGGCAGGGACGGGGTTGTCGGCAGCCGCGGCTGAAAAAGCTGGGTTCGATGTGGATACTGCCTATGTCGTCCAGTTCGACCGGGCGCATTTCTACCCTGAAAAAGAGCTTCTTCACATTGAGCTTGTTTTTGAAAAGAAAACCGGCAGAGTCCTGGGCCTTCAAGCGCTCGGCGGTAAAGGATTGTCTGCTGTCGGACGTGTCGATGCGGTTGCATCGCTTTTGCCGTATAAGCCGACGGTTCATGACATCTCCAATCTCGAACTGGCGTATTCTCCGCCATTTGCGTCGGCCATGGACGTGCTCAACGCCGCCGGTAATGTGGCCGAAAACATTCTGGCTGGCCGTAACAAAGCGATTTCTGGTCAAGAATTCGATGAGCTGTGGGCGCATCGTGACACGAATAATATCTGCTTCCTCGACTGCCGCGAGGTAGAAGACGCGCGTTCCACGGTTGAAGCCGACCCCGAGCACTGGCTCAATATCCCTCACCATCAGATCAAGGCCTGTCTTGACCAAATTCCCAAAGACCGACCCGTCGTTCTCGTGTGCAACACGGGGGTTCGTTCATTTGAAGCGCAGTTGGGCTTAAATGCTGCTGGCTTCAACGATACGGTCAATGTCCAGGGTGGCATGTCCGGCTTGAGAAATCGCGGAAAATTCTAA